Proteins from a genomic interval of Rhinoraja longicauda isolate Sanriku21f chromosome 16, sRhiLon1.1, whole genome shotgun sequence:
- the tex36 gene encoding testis-expressed protein 36: MPKGRHCNPCTRNDGQWFPHLDVQEPTFTTVLKSTKGKCVAMQENNFSPSQLNDRLPLLFKVREKCLLQGNFPFSAHDNKYSLRHTGDHLDLRLGQKKVSGKKQTAHTIELWDPGKASTINSRFGITIYQTSYLGNQDTEHPNYRRYPKIPSESSRMAQSQNSADIMWFGKNNSQYRIPMEVLGITQRSLLPTDKKLYRTRILPK, translated from the exons TTTCCCCATCTAGATGTGCAAGAACCCACATTCACGACTGTTTTGAAATCTACCAAAGGCAAATGTGTGGcaatgcaagaaaataatttttcTCCAAGCCAGTTAAACGATAGATTACCATTATTGTTCAAAGTGCGTGAGAAG TGTCTATTACAGGGGAATTTTCCATTTTCAGCACATGATAACAAATACAGCTTGAGACACACAGGTGATCATCTTGACTTA AGACTGGGACAGAAAAAGGTCTCTGGAAAAAAGCAGACTGCACATACCATTGAGCTGTGGGACCCTGGGAAAGCCTCCACAATCAATAGCAGATTTGGAATTACCATATATCAGACATCTTACCTGGGTAACCAGGATACGGAACATCCTAACTACAGACGTTATCCCAAAATTCCTAGTGAGAGTTCGCGAATGGCACAGTCTCAAAATTCTGCTGATATAATGTGGTTTGGAAAAAATAATTCCCAATACAGAATTCCGATGGAAGTTTTAGGAATTACTCAACGTTCTCTCCTTCCTACCGACAAAAAGCTTTATCGCACACGAATCCTTCCAAAATAA